The genomic region ATTTCGAAAACTAAATTTTACTATTTTTATTCCACCTAAACCTAAATCACCGTGAAAAATCTCACCTATATTTTATTTCTAGTAATTCCTTTTATGACCATTTCTGTATCAGCACAGGAAGGGGATTCAGATCTTGATCTTTTTGTAAATGACATGCTTTTTCTAGCTGATGGTTTTGCTAGTCCTGCCTCCGAAAGTGCTGCTTACCAGGCAACAGCTGGTTGGTTCACCTCGGCAAGAGCTCTAGAAAAATGGAAGGTAGATGTGTCTTTACATGGAAACGCTATTTTCGTTCCAACGAGCAAAAAGGAATTTACCGTTAATAATAATGATTTCAATATCCTTTCTATTACAGGAGATGATCGTGCAATATTGCCTACTGCCTTTGGTAAAGAGACAGATGTTCAGTTCGAAGGGGAAGTAGAATTTAATGGACAGACTATTCCAATAAGCGGTTTTGATGCTATAGATGGTATCGATAAAGGAGCTTTGATTTATCCTTTCGCGCAGGTTTCGGTAGGATTACCATATGGTACGGAAATTGGAGTTAGAGCTCTGCCTTCTATGGAAATTGATGGTTCAGAGTTCAGTACTTATGGTGTGGGGATTAAGCACAATTTCAATCAATATTTCAGGTTTGATGATGA from Gramella sp. MT6 harbors:
- a CDS encoding DUF6588 family protein; the encoded protein is MKNLTYILFLVIPFMTISVSAQEGDSDLDLFVNDMLFLADGFASPASESAAYQATAGWFTSARALEKWKVDVSLHGNAIFVPTSKKEFTVNNNDFNILSITGDDRAILPTAFGKETDVQFEGEVEFNGQTIPISGFDAIDGIDKGALIYPFAQVSVGLPYGTEIGVRALPSMEIDGSEFSTYGVGIKHNFNQYFRFDDEENLQVAAILAYNIFDVKYEFDPISVEQVVQLDLIDVFANVWMAEVLASKRYENFEIFGALGVAQSDFEYEFGGNGVALPQINSELARLNDKEAQFKGDIGFNLYFERFKISTMATAGKFVNLNLGLHFIL